A DNA window from Peromyscus leucopus breed LL Stock chromosome 3, UCI_PerLeu_2.1, whole genome shotgun sequence contains the following coding sequences:
- the Llcfc1 gene encoding sperm-egg fusion protein LLCFC1 isoform X2 — MLARAVLLLLQVKGVKSLKGSTSLDEDRSQREKTVSADLGQEQFEEHFVASSVGELWQVMDMAQEEDMIAQATTIRDHLFDVAFCFNLASIMIFL, encoded by the exons ATGCTGGCAAGGG ctgtcctgctgctgctgcaagtGAAGGGGGTGAAGAGTCTGAAGGGCAGCACCAGCCTGGATGAGGAcaggagtcagagagagaaaacagtctCTGCAG ACCTGGGCCAAGAGCAGTTCGAAGAACACTTTGTGGCTTCATCAGTGGGTGAGCTGTGGCAGGTGATGGATATGGCTCAGGAAGAAGACATGATCGCCCAGGCAACAACTATCCGGGACCACCTCTTCGATGTAGCCTTCTGCTTCAACCTGGCCAGCATCATGATTTTTTTATGA
- the Llcfc1 gene encoding sperm-egg fusion protein LLCFC1 isoform X1, producing MEEKEEKRCWQGLHRATFLTAVLLLLQVKGVKSLKGSTSLDEDRSQREKTVSADLGQEQFEEHFVASSVGELWQVMDMAQEEDMIAQATTIRDHLFDVAFCFNLASIMIFL from the exons atggaagagaaggaggaaaagcgATGCTGGCAAGGG CTTCACAGGGCAACATTCCTGACAgctgtcctgctgctgctgcaagtGAAGGGGGTGAAGAGTCTGAAGGGCAGCACCAGCCTGGATGAGGAcaggagtcagagagagaaaacagtctCTGCAG ACCTGGGCCAAGAGCAGTTCGAAGAACACTTTGTGGCTTCATCAGTGGGTGAGCTGTGGCAGGTGATGGATATGGCTCAGGAAGAAGACATGATCGCCCAGGCAACAACTATCCGGGACCACCTCTTCGATGTAGCCTTCTGCTTCAACCTGGCCAGCATCATGATTTTTTTATGA
- the Kel gene encoding kell blood group glycoprotein isoform X2, with protein sequence MELSQDSRMGPPWSQESSPEEGLPTEWSRQWTRGRRVLIAILLGGLVLGHCETPVCLDLLARYLASGNSSVDPCTDFFRFVCEKGNGTSDSFQTLSEENKRQLWRLLETPGSWHLGSGEEKAFQFYNSCMDTDAIEAQGVGPLQQIIEELGGWHISGNWTSLDFNRTLRLLMSQYGHFPFFRAHLQPHPSPPHTPVIQIDQPEFDILLQKEQEQKIYAQILREQLTYLNRLGTLLGGDAQKVQQHAAWFISFTSRLFQFLRPLEQQQAQDKLFQVVTIGELQEMAPAIDWLSCLQAIFTPMSLSPAQTLVVRDLDYLRNMSQLVEEELLANRDLIQSYMILGLVDTLSPALDSKFREARRELRQKLWELKERPPLPASPRWMKCVEETGKFFEPTLAALFVREAFGPSIRSAAMELFAEIKDAVILRLKKLSWISEKTLKEALNKLTKLQVEMGAPKRALKPDLVKEEYSDIQLGPSFLQSFLSCERSLQGRKVRHFLQPFAHHRWTESPWGVKAYYSVSDHVVVFPAGLLQPPFFHPGYPRAVNFGAAGSIMAHKLLHIFYQLLLPGGCPACDTHVLQEALLCLEHHYAAFPLPNMSSFNGSHTLLENAGDVGGLAIAFQAYSKRIVEHHGEMTLPNQDLSPYQLFFRSYAQVMCRELSSEDPQDTHSPPSLRIHGPLSNTPAFAKHFYCPHGTLLNPSAHCKLW encoded by the exons ATGGAACTGAGCCAGGACAGTAGAATGGGACCTCCCTGGAGCCAGGAG AGTTCTCCAGAAGAAGGGCTTCCCACTGAATGGAGCAGACAGTGGACAAGAGGCAGACGGGTGTTGATAGCTATCCTGCTCGGTGGCCTGGTCCTTG GCCATTGTGAGACGCCAGTGTGTTTGGACCTCCTGGCCCGTTACCTGGCCTCTGGAAACAGCAGTGTAGACCCCTGCACTGACTTCTTCCGCTTTGTCTGTGAAAAGGGCAATGGGACCAGCGACTCTTTTCAGACTCTTTCAGAAGAGAACAAGAGGCAGCTGTGGAGACTATTGG AGACCCCAGGGTCTTGGCACCTAGGATCTGGGGAGGAGAAAGCCTTCCAATTTTATAACTCCTGTATGGACACAGATGCCATTGAAGCTCAAGGAGTAGGTCCCCTCCAACAAATTATTGAAGAG CTTGGAGGCTGGCACATCTCGGGCAACTGGACTTCCTTAGACTTTAACCGAACTCTGAGGCTTCTGATGAGTCAGTACGGCCACTTCCCATTCTTCAGGGCCCATCTGCAACCTCATCCgagccctccacacacaccagtTATCCAG ATAGACCAGCCGGAGTTTGACATTCTTCTCCAGAAAGAGCAGGAACAGAAAATCTATGCGCAG ATCCTGCGGGAACAGCTGACTTACCTGAATCGCCTGGGAACTTTGCTGGGAGGAGATGCTCAGAAAGTGCAACAGCATGCTGCCTGGTTCATCTCCTTTACTTCGCGCCTCTTCCAGTTTCTGAGGCCCCTAGAGCAGCAGCAGGCCCAAGACAAGCTCTTCCAAGTGGTTACTATCGGTGAACTGCAG GAAATGGCCCCTGCCATCGACTGGCTGTCCTGCTTACAAGCCATATTCACACCGATGTCTTTGAGTCCCGCCCAGACCCTTGTCGTCCGTGACCTAGACTACTTGAGAAACATGTCACAACTGGTAGAAGAGGAGCTGCTGGCAAACAG GGACCTGATACAGAGCTACATGATCTTGGGGCTGGTAGATACCCTTTCCCCAGCCCTGGACAGTAAATTCAGGGAAGCACGCAGAGAACTGAGACAGAAACTATGGGAACTGAAAGAGCGACCACCCCTG CCAGCCTCCCCACGATGGATGAAGTGTGTGGAAGAAACAGGCAAATTCTTTGAGCCTACCCTGGCAGCTCTGTTTGTTCGGGAAGCCTTTGGCCCCAGCATCCGAAGCGCT GCCATGGAATTATTTGCTGAGATCAAGGATGCTGTCATCCTACGCCTCAAAAAACTTTCCTGGATAAGTGAGAAGACCCTGAAAGAGGCCCTGAACAAG CTCACCAAACTGCAGGTGGAGATGGGGGCCCCCAAACGGGCCTTGAAGCCAGATCTGGTCAAAGAGGAATATAGTGAT ATACAACTTGGCCCCAGTTTCCTTCAGTCTTTCCTGAGCTGTGAACGATCCCTCCAGGGCAGGAAAGTTCGGCACTTCTTGCAGCCTTTTGCCCACCACAG ATGGACGGAATCTCCCTGGGGAGTCAAGGCCTACTATTCAGTATCTGACCACGTGGTGGTCTTCCCAGCTGgccttctccagcctccattcTTCCACCCTGGCTACCCCAG AGCCGTGAACTTTGGCGCTGCTGGCAGCATCATGGCCCATAAGCTGTTGCATATCTTCTATCAGCTCT TACTCCCTGGGGGCTGCCCAGCCTGTGACACCCATGTCCTGCAGGAAGCACTTCTATGCCTGGAGCACCATTATGCTGCCTTCCCCTTACCCAATATGTCATCCTTCAATGGTTCTCACACACTCCTGGAAAATGCTGGAGATGTAGGAGGCCTGGCCATTGCATTTCAG GCATACAGCAAGAGGATAGTAGAGCACCATGGGGAGATGACCCTGCCCAACCAGGACCTCAGCCCTTATCAGCTCTTCTTCCGCAGCTATGCCCAG GTGATGTGTAGGGAGTTGAGCTCAGAAGACCCTCAGGACACTCACAGCCCTCCCAGCCTTCGAATCCATGGACCCCTCAGCAACACCCCAGCCTTTGCCAAACATTTTTATTGTCCACATGGTACCCTTCTGAACCCCTCTGCCCACTGCAAACTCTGGTAA
- the Kel gene encoding kell blood group glycoprotein isoform X4: MELSQDSRMGPPWSQESSPEEGLPTEWSRQWTRGRRVLIAILLGGLVLGSSVLWVYIFRNCGPRHCETPVCLDLLARYLASGNSSVDPCTDFFRFVCEKGNGTSDSFQTLSEENKRQLWRLLETPGSWHLGSGEEKAFQFYNSCMDTDAIEAQGVGPLQQIIEELGGWHISGNWTSLDFNRTLRLLMSQYGHFPFFRAHLQPHPSPPHTPVIQIDQPEFDILLQKEQEQKIYAQILREQLTYLNRLGTLLGGDAQKVQQHAAWFISFTSRLFQFLRPLEQQQAQDKLFQVVTIGELQEMAPAIDWLSCLQAIFTPMSLSPAQTLVVRDLDYLRNMSQLVEEELLANRDLIQSYMILGLVDTLSPALDSKFREARRELRQKLWELKERPPLPASPRWMKCVEETGKFFEPTLAALFVREAFGPSIRSAAMELFAEIKDAVILRLKKLSWISEKTLKEALNKLTKLQVEMGAPKRALKPDLVKEEYSDIQLGPSFLQSFLSCERSLQGRKVRHFLQPFAHHRWTESPWGVKAYYSVSDHVVVFPAGLLQPPFFHPGYPRAVNFGAAGSIMAHKLLHIFYQLLLPGGCPACDTHVLQEALLCLEHHYAAFPLPNMSSFNGSHTLLENAGDVGGLAIAFQMTTWDPLPTL, encoded by the exons ATGGAACTGAGCCAGGACAGTAGAATGGGACCTCCCTGGAGCCAGGAG AGTTCTCCAGAAGAAGGGCTTCCCACTGAATGGAGCAGACAGTGGACAAGAGGCAGACGGGTGTTGATAGCTATCCTGCTCGGTGGCCTGGTCCTTGGTTCGTCTGTGCTCTGGGTGTACATCTTCCGGAATTGTGGTCCTC GCCATTGTGAGACGCCAGTGTGTTTGGACCTCCTGGCCCGTTACCTGGCCTCTGGAAACAGCAGTGTAGACCCCTGCACTGACTTCTTCCGCTTTGTCTGTGAAAAGGGCAATGGGACCAGCGACTCTTTTCAGACTCTTTCAGAAGAGAACAAGAGGCAGCTGTGGAGACTATTGG AGACCCCAGGGTCTTGGCACCTAGGATCTGGGGAGGAGAAAGCCTTCCAATTTTATAACTCCTGTATGGACACAGATGCCATTGAAGCTCAAGGAGTAGGTCCCCTCCAACAAATTATTGAAGAG CTTGGAGGCTGGCACATCTCGGGCAACTGGACTTCCTTAGACTTTAACCGAACTCTGAGGCTTCTGATGAGTCAGTACGGCCACTTCCCATTCTTCAGGGCCCATCTGCAACCTCATCCgagccctccacacacaccagtTATCCAG ATAGACCAGCCGGAGTTTGACATTCTTCTCCAGAAAGAGCAGGAACAGAAAATCTATGCGCAG ATCCTGCGGGAACAGCTGACTTACCTGAATCGCCTGGGAACTTTGCTGGGAGGAGATGCTCAGAAAGTGCAACAGCATGCTGCCTGGTTCATCTCCTTTACTTCGCGCCTCTTCCAGTTTCTGAGGCCCCTAGAGCAGCAGCAGGCCCAAGACAAGCTCTTCCAAGTGGTTACTATCGGTGAACTGCAG GAAATGGCCCCTGCCATCGACTGGCTGTCCTGCTTACAAGCCATATTCACACCGATGTCTTTGAGTCCCGCCCAGACCCTTGTCGTCCGTGACCTAGACTACTTGAGAAACATGTCACAACTGGTAGAAGAGGAGCTGCTGGCAAACAG GGACCTGATACAGAGCTACATGATCTTGGGGCTGGTAGATACCCTTTCCCCAGCCCTGGACAGTAAATTCAGGGAAGCACGCAGAGAACTGAGACAGAAACTATGGGAACTGAAAGAGCGACCACCCCTG CCAGCCTCCCCACGATGGATGAAGTGTGTGGAAGAAACAGGCAAATTCTTTGAGCCTACCCTGGCAGCTCTGTTTGTTCGGGAAGCCTTTGGCCCCAGCATCCGAAGCGCT GCCATGGAATTATTTGCTGAGATCAAGGATGCTGTCATCCTACGCCTCAAAAAACTTTCCTGGATAAGTGAGAAGACCCTGAAAGAGGCCCTGAACAAG CTCACCAAACTGCAGGTGGAGATGGGGGCCCCCAAACGGGCCTTGAAGCCAGATCTGGTCAAAGAGGAATATAGTGAT ATACAACTTGGCCCCAGTTTCCTTCAGTCTTTCCTGAGCTGTGAACGATCCCTCCAGGGCAGGAAAGTTCGGCACTTCTTGCAGCCTTTTGCCCACCACAG ATGGACGGAATCTCCCTGGGGAGTCAAGGCCTACTATTCAGTATCTGACCACGTGGTGGTCTTCCCAGCTGgccttctccagcctccattcTTCCACCCTGGCTACCCCAG AGCCGTGAACTTTGGCGCTGCTGGCAGCATCATGGCCCATAAGCTGTTGCATATCTTCTATCAGCTCT TACTCCCTGGGGGCTGCCCAGCCTGTGACACCCATGTCCTGCAGGAAGCACTTCTATGCCTGGAGCACCATTATGCTGCCTTCCCCTTACCCAATATGTCATCCTTCAATGGTTCTCACACACTCCTGGAAAATGCTGGAGATGTAGGAGGCCTGGCCATTGCATTTCAG ATGACAACTTGGGACCCCCTTCCTACCCTGTAG
- the Kel gene encoding kell blood group glycoprotein isoform X3, with product MELSQDSRMGPPWSQESSPEEGLPTEWSRQWTRGRRVLIAILLGGLVLGSSVLWVYIFRNCGPRHCETPVCLDLLARYLASGNSSVDPCTDFFRFVCEKGNGTSDSFQTLSEENKRQLWRLLETPGSWHLGSGEEKAFQFYNSCMDTDAIEAQGVGPLQQIIEELGGWHISGNWTSLDFNRTLRLLMSQYGHFPFFRAHLQPHPSPPHTPVIQILREQLTYLNRLGTLLGGDAQKVQQHAAWFISFTSRLFQFLRPLEQQQAQDKLFQVVTIGELQEMAPAIDWLSCLQAIFTPMSLSPAQTLVVRDLDYLRNMSQLVEEELLANRDLIQSYMILGLVDTLSPALDSKFREARRELRQKLWELKERPPLPASPRWMKCVEETGKFFEPTLAALFVREAFGPSIRSAAMELFAEIKDAVILRLKKLSWISEKTLKEALNKLTKLQVEMGAPKRALKPDLVKEEYSDIQLGPSFLQSFLSCERSLQGRKVRHFLQPFAHHRWTESPWGVKAYYSVSDHVVVFPAGLLQPPFFHPGYPRAVNFGAAGSIMAHKLLHIFYQLLLPGGCPACDTHVLQEALLCLEHHYAAFPLPNMSSFNGSHTLLENAGDVGGLAIAFQAYSKRIVEHHGEMTLPNQDLSPYQLFFRSYAQVMCRELSSEDPQDTHSPPSLRIHGPLSNTPAFAKHFYCPHGTLLNPSAHCKLW from the exons ATGGAACTGAGCCAGGACAGTAGAATGGGACCTCCCTGGAGCCAGGAG AGTTCTCCAGAAGAAGGGCTTCCCACTGAATGGAGCAGACAGTGGACAAGAGGCAGACGGGTGTTGATAGCTATCCTGCTCGGTGGCCTGGTCCTTGGTTCGTCTGTGCTCTGGGTGTACATCTTCCGGAATTGTGGTCCTC GCCATTGTGAGACGCCAGTGTGTTTGGACCTCCTGGCCCGTTACCTGGCCTCTGGAAACAGCAGTGTAGACCCCTGCACTGACTTCTTCCGCTTTGTCTGTGAAAAGGGCAATGGGACCAGCGACTCTTTTCAGACTCTTTCAGAAGAGAACAAGAGGCAGCTGTGGAGACTATTGG AGACCCCAGGGTCTTGGCACCTAGGATCTGGGGAGGAGAAAGCCTTCCAATTTTATAACTCCTGTATGGACACAGATGCCATTGAAGCTCAAGGAGTAGGTCCCCTCCAACAAATTATTGAAGAG CTTGGAGGCTGGCACATCTCGGGCAACTGGACTTCCTTAGACTTTAACCGAACTCTGAGGCTTCTGATGAGTCAGTACGGCCACTTCCCATTCTTCAGGGCCCATCTGCAACCTCATCCgagccctccacacacaccagtTATCCAG ATCCTGCGGGAACAGCTGACTTACCTGAATCGCCTGGGAACTTTGCTGGGAGGAGATGCTCAGAAAGTGCAACAGCATGCTGCCTGGTTCATCTCCTTTACTTCGCGCCTCTTCCAGTTTCTGAGGCCCCTAGAGCAGCAGCAGGCCCAAGACAAGCTCTTCCAAGTGGTTACTATCGGTGAACTGCAG GAAATGGCCCCTGCCATCGACTGGCTGTCCTGCTTACAAGCCATATTCACACCGATGTCTTTGAGTCCCGCCCAGACCCTTGTCGTCCGTGACCTAGACTACTTGAGAAACATGTCACAACTGGTAGAAGAGGAGCTGCTGGCAAACAG GGACCTGATACAGAGCTACATGATCTTGGGGCTGGTAGATACCCTTTCCCCAGCCCTGGACAGTAAATTCAGGGAAGCACGCAGAGAACTGAGACAGAAACTATGGGAACTGAAAGAGCGACCACCCCTG CCAGCCTCCCCACGATGGATGAAGTGTGTGGAAGAAACAGGCAAATTCTTTGAGCCTACCCTGGCAGCTCTGTTTGTTCGGGAAGCCTTTGGCCCCAGCATCCGAAGCGCT GCCATGGAATTATTTGCTGAGATCAAGGATGCTGTCATCCTACGCCTCAAAAAACTTTCCTGGATAAGTGAGAAGACCCTGAAAGAGGCCCTGAACAAG CTCACCAAACTGCAGGTGGAGATGGGGGCCCCCAAACGGGCCTTGAAGCCAGATCTGGTCAAAGAGGAATATAGTGAT ATACAACTTGGCCCCAGTTTCCTTCAGTCTTTCCTGAGCTGTGAACGATCCCTCCAGGGCAGGAAAGTTCGGCACTTCTTGCAGCCTTTTGCCCACCACAG ATGGACGGAATCTCCCTGGGGAGTCAAGGCCTACTATTCAGTATCTGACCACGTGGTGGTCTTCCCAGCTGgccttctccagcctccattcTTCCACCCTGGCTACCCCAG AGCCGTGAACTTTGGCGCTGCTGGCAGCATCATGGCCCATAAGCTGTTGCATATCTTCTATCAGCTCT TACTCCCTGGGGGCTGCCCAGCCTGTGACACCCATGTCCTGCAGGAAGCACTTCTATGCCTGGAGCACCATTATGCTGCCTTCCCCTTACCCAATATGTCATCCTTCAATGGTTCTCACACACTCCTGGAAAATGCTGGAGATGTAGGAGGCCTGGCCATTGCATTTCAG GCATACAGCAAGAGGATAGTAGAGCACCATGGGGAGATGACCCTGCCCAACCAGGACCTCAGCCCTTATCAGCTCTTCTTCCGCAGCTATGCCCAG GTGATGTGTAGGGAGTTGAGCTCAGAAGACCCTCAGGACACTCACAGCCCTCCCAGCCTTCGAATCCATGGACCCCTCAGCAACACCCCAGCCTTTGCCAAACATTTTTATTGTCCACATGGTACCCTTCTGAACCCCTCTGCCCACTGCAAACTCTGGTAA
- the Kel gene encoding kell blood group glycoprotein isoform X1, whose protein sequence is MELSQDSRMGPPWSQESSPEEGLPTEWSRQWTRGRRVLIAILLGGLVLGSSVLWVYIFRNCGPRHCETPVCLDLLARYLASGNSSVDPCTDFFRFVCEKGNGTSDSFQTLSEENKRQLWRLLETPGSWHLGSGEEKAFQFYNSCMDTDAIEAQGVGPLQQIIEELGGWHISGNWTSLDFNRTLRLLMSQYGHFPFFRAHLQPHPSPPHTPVIQIDQPEFDILLQKEQEQKIYAQILREQLTYLNRLGTLLGGDAQKVQQHAAWFISFTSRLFQFLRPLEQQQAQDKLFQVVTIGELQEMAPAIDWLSCLQAIFTPMSLSPAQTLVVRDLDYLRNMSQLVEEELLANRDLIQSYMILGLVDTLSPALDSKFREARRELRQKLWELKERPPLPASPRWMKCVEETGKFFEPTLAALFVREAFGPSIRSAAMELFAEIKDAVILRLKKLSWISEKTLKEALNKLTKLQVEMGAPKRALKPDLVKEEYSDIQLGPSFLQSFLSCERSLQGRKVRHFLQPFAHHRWTESPWGVKAYYSVSDHVVVFPAGLLQPPFFHPGYPRAVNFGAAGSIMAHKLLHIFYQLLLPGGCPACDTHVLQEALLCLEHHYAAFPLPNMSSFNGSHTLLENAGDVGGLAIAFQAYSKRIVEHHGEMTLPNQDLSPYQLFFRSYAQVMCRELSSEDPQDTHSPPSLRIHGPLSNTPAFAKHFYCPHGTLLNPSAHCKLW, encoded by the exons ATGGAACTGAGCCAGGACAGTAGAATGGGACCTCCCTGGAGCCAGGAG AGTTCTCCAGAAGAAGGGCTTCCCACTGAATGGAGCAGACAGTGGACAAGAGGCAGACGGGTGTTGATAGCTATCCTGCTCGGTGGCCTGGTCCTTGGTTCGTCTGTGCTCTGGGTGTACATCTTCCGGAATTGTGGTCCTC GCCATTGTGAGACGCCAGTGTGTTTGGACCTCCTGGCCCGTTACCTGGCCTCTGGAAACAGCAGTGTAGACCCCTGCACTGACTTCTTCCGCTTTGTCTGTGAAAAGGGCAATGGGACCAGCGACTCTTTTCAGACTCTTTCAGAAGAGAACAAGAGGCAGCTGTGGAGACTATTGG AGACCCCAGGGTCTTGGCACCTAGGATCTGGGGAGGAGAAAGCCTTCCAATTTTATAACTCCTGTATGGACACAGATGCCATTGAAGCTCAAGGAGTAGGTCCCCTCCAACAAATTATTGAAGAG CTTGGAGGCTGGCACATCTCGGGCAACTGGACTTCCTTAGACTTTAACCGAACTCTGAGGCTTCTGATGAGTCAGTACGGCCACTTCCCATTCTTCAGGGCCCATCTGCAACCTCATCCgagccctccacacacaccagtTATCCAG ATAGACCAGCCGGAGTTTGACATTCTTCTCCAGAAAGAGCAGGAACAGAAAATCTATGCGCAG ATCCTGCGGGAACAGCTGACTTACCTGAATCGCCTGGGAACTTTGCTGGGAGGAGATGCTCAGAAAGTGCAACAGCATGCTGCCTGGTTCATCTCCTTTACTTCGCGCCTCTTCCAGTTTCTGAGGCCCCTAGAGCAGCAGCAGGCCCAAGACAAGCTCTTCCAAGTGGTTACTATCGGTGAACTGCAG GAAATGGCCCCTGCCATCGACTGGCTGTCCTGCTTACAAGCCATATTCACACCGATGTCTTTGAGTCCCGCCCAGACCCTTGTCGTCCGTGACCTAGACTACTTGAGAAACATGTCACAACTGGTAGAAGAGGAGCTGCTGGCAAACAG GGACCTGATACAGAGCTACATGATCTTGGGGCTGGTAGATACCCTTTCCCCAGCCCTGGACAGTAAATTCAGGGAAGCACGCAGAGAACTGAGACAGAAACTATGGGAACTGAAAGAGCGACCACCCCTG CCAGCCTCCCCACGATGGATGAAGTGTGTGGAAGAAACAGGCAAATTCTTTGAGCCTACCCTGGCAGCTCTGTTTGTTCGGGAAGCCTTTGGCCCCAGCATCCGAAGCGCT GCCATGGAATTATTTGCTGAGATCAAGGATGCTGTCATCCTACGCCTCAAAAAACTTTCCTGGATAAGTGAGAAGACCCTGAAAGAGGCCCTGAACAAG CTCACCAAACTGCAGGTGGAGATGGGGGCCCCCAAACGGGCCTTGAAGCCAGATCTGGTCAAAGAGGAATATAGTGAT ATACAACTTGGCCCCAGTTTCCTTCAGTCTTTCCTGAGCTGTGAACGATCCCTCCAGGGCAGGAAAGTTCGGCACTTCTTGCAGCCTTTTGCCCACCACAG ATGGACGGAATCTCCCTGGGGAGTCAAGGCCTACTATTCAGTATCTGACCACGTGGTGGTCTTCCCAGCTGgccttctccagcctccattcTTCCACCCTGGCTACCCCAG AGCCGTGAACTTTGGCGCTGCTGGCAGCATCATGGCCCATAAGCTGTTGCATATCTTCTATCAGCTCT TACTCCCTGGGGGCTGCCCAGCCTGTGACACCCATGTCCTGCAGGAAGCACTTCTATGCCTGGAGCACCATTATGCTGCCTTCCCCTTACCCAATATGTCATCCTTCAATGGTTCTCACACACTCCTGGAAAATGCTGGAGATGTAGGAGGCCTGGCCATTGCATTTCAG GCATACAGCAAGAGGATAGTAGAGCACCATGGGGAGATGACCCTGCCCAACCAGGACCTCAGCCCTTATCAGCTCTTCTTCCGCAGCTATGCCCAG GTGATGTGTAGGGAGTTGAGCTCAGAAGACCCTCAGGACACTCACAGCCCTCCCAGCCTTCGAATCCATGGACCCCTCAGCAACACCCCAGCCTTTGCCAAACATTTTTATTGTCCACATGGTACCCTTCTGAACCCCTCTGCCCACTGCAAACTCTGGTAA